Proteins encoded together in one Lathyrus oleraceus cultivar Zhongwan6 chromosome 5, CAAS_Psat_ZW6_1.0, whole genome shotgun sequence window:
- the LOC127083586 gene encoding protein STRICTOSIDINE SYNTHASE-LIKE 13, producing MEKRNLLKDETFLQHPYILSILLILSFLVMDPFHMGPVSEHEFRPVKHDIAPYKQVMKNWPRDNMSRLGTHGKLEFENQVFGPESLEFDIMGRGPYTGLADGRVVRWMGEEHGWETFAIVTSNWTEKICMRGNDSTTSKQWKHEKTCGRPLGLRFDQKSGYLYIADAYYGLLMVGPNGGLATPLATHIEGKPILFANDLDIHKNGSIFFTDTSKRYNRVAHFFILLEGEATGRLLRYDPPTKTTSVVLDGLAFPNGVQFSKDQSFLLFTETTNCRLMKLWIEGSKSGMLENIADLPGFPDNVRINEKGQFWVAIDCCRTGAQEVLSNNPWLRSIYFRLPIRMSILAKVMGMKMYTLITLLDDKGKILEVLEDREGQVMKLVSEVKEIKGKLWIGTVAHNYISTLPYP from the exons ATGGAGAAGAGAAACTTACTAAAAGATGAAACGTTTCTTCAACACCCTTATATTCTTTCTATTCTTCTAATTTTGAGTTTTCTTGTGATGGACCCTTTTCATATGGGTCCAGTATCAGAACATGAATTTAGACCAGTGAAACATGACATTGCACCGTATAAACAAGTCATGAAAAATTGGCCTAGGGATAACATGAGTAGACTAGGAACTCATGGAAAATTAGAATTTGAAAATCAAGTATTTGGACCCGAGTCACTAGAGTTCGATATCATGGGTCGTGGCCCTTACACCGGTTTAGCCGATGGTCGTGTTGTTCGATGGATGGGGGAAGAACATGGTTGGGAAACATTTGCCATTGTCACATCAAATTG GACTGAAAAAATTTGCATGAGAGGAAATGATTCAACGACATCAAAGCAATGGAAGCATGAGAAAACATGTGGGCGTCCTCTTGGCTTGAGATTTGACCAAAAGAGTGGATATCTATACATAGCAGATGCATATTATGGCCTTCTTATGGTTGGACCAAATGGAGGATTAGCTACACCATTGGCAACCCATATTGAAGGGAAACCTATTCTCTTTGCAAATGACCTTGACATTCATAAGAATGGATCCATCTTCTTCACAGACACAAGCAAAAGATACAATCGAGT TGCACACTTTTTTATATTATTGGAAGGAGAAGCAACAGGTAGGCTCCTAAGATATGATCCTCCAACCAAAACAACCTCAGTTGTCCTAGATGGTCTTGCTTTTCCTAATGGAGTGCAATTTTCTAAAGATCAATCATTCCTCCTCTTTACTGAAACCACCAATTGCAG ACTAATGAAGCTTTGGATCGAAGGTTCTAAATCCGGAATGCTAGAAAATATAGCCGACCTTCCGGGATTTCCGGATAACGTAAGAATAAATGAAAAAGGACAATTTTGGGTGGCAATAGATTGTTGTCGCACTGGAGCTCAAGAAGTTTTGAGTAACAATCCATGGTTGAGGAGTATTTACTTTCGCTTGCCTATAAGGATGAGCATATTGGCAAAAGTGATGGGGATGAAAATGTACACTTTAATTACACTTCTAGACGATAAAGGAAAAATTCTTGAAGTGCTTGAAGATCGAGAAGGCCAAGTGATGAAATTGGTAAGCGAAGTTAAAGAGATAAAGGGGAAGCTTTGGATTGGAACCGTAGCTCATAACTACATCTCAACTTTACCTTACCCTTGA
- the LOC127083585 gene encoding putative leucine-rich repeat receptor-like serine/threonine-protein kinase At2g24130, translating to MVKRIATNFVSSLNSLLSIIIATLCLIPSQTHSLTLKSDINSLREITHAIDPNSVAPYSYIHSWDFRVDPCESKGPQFLGILCDLPLDNSSSRITAIDLDGIGYEGFLTPAIGNLTELTILNINNNKFRGPIPETIGNLRKLTRLSVSDNFFTGVIPQEIGELKKLEYIDLSMNRFSGTIPYDMTSLRRLTYLSLSDNNLSGRIHNLTGLWQLDTLDISFNQFFGDLPNLPVSLRNVYFSHNIFSGHMTSLKNLIHLRWLDISNNRLSGAIERDILSLRRVIHLNVSFNRFTSMDVINYSGQRPQLHLLEAQGNNLRGNLPINLVSFTNLTIINLSNNQFHGLIPKEYGQKLRTLWRQLYLDHNFLTGKLPLEFTHTTTNVKVSLGNNCLKCPTNVTLCRGGQRPETECLGQHTI from the coding sequence ATGGTGAAAAGAATAGCTACTAATTTTGTTTCATCTCTTAATTCTCTTTTATCAATAATAATAGCAACTTTATGTCTTATACCATCACAAACCCACTCATTAACTCTCAAAAGTGACATTAATTCCCTTCGTGAAATAACACATGCCATTGATCCTAATTCAGTTGCTCCATATTCTTATATTCATAGTTGGGACTTCAGAGTTGACCCCTGTGAAAGCAAGGGTCCCCAATTTCTTGGAATATTATGTGATTTGCCTTTGGACAACTCCTCTAGTAGAATAACAGCAATTGATCTTGATGGAATTGGTTATGAAGGATTCTTAACACCAGCTATTGGAAACTTAACAGAGCTAACAATCTTAAATATCAACAATAACAAGTTTAGAGGACCAATACCAGAAACCATTGGAAATTTGAGAAAACTCACTAGACTCTCGGTATCAGATAACTTTTTCACCGGCGTCATTCCGCAAGAAATCGGTGAACTTAAGAAACTTGAATATATTGACCTTTCAATGAATAGGTTTTCAGGCACAATCCCTTATGATATGACAAGTTTGAGAAGATTAACATACTTGAGTTTATCAGACAATAACCTTTCAGGTAGAATCCATAACCTCACCGGGTTATGGCAATTGGACACACTAGACATTAGTTTCAACCAATTTTTTGGTGATCTACCAAATCTTCCAGTGAGTTTAAGAAATGTTTATTTTAGCCATAATATATTTTCAGGACACATGACCTCTCTAAAGAATCTCATACACCTTAGATGGTTAGATATAAGTAATAATAGACTTTCAGGTGCTATAGAAAGAGACATTCTTTCATTAAGACGAGTTATTCACCTTAATGTTTCTTTTAACAGATTCACATCAATGGATGTTATTAACTATTCCGGACAACGGCCGCAACTTCACTTGCTTGAGGCTCAAGGAAACAATTTGAGGGGTAATTTGCCTATAAATTTGGTGAGTTTCACAAACTTGACTATAATAAATTTATCAAATAATCAATTTCATGGCCTTATTCCAAAAGAATATGGACAAAAACTAAGAACATTATGGAGACAATTGTACTTGGATCATAATTTTCTTACGGGAAAACTTCCGTTAGAGTTTACTCACACAACAACAAATGTTAAAGTAAGTCTTGGAAACAACTGTCTCAAGTGCCCAACAAATGTTACTCTCTGTCGTGGAGGACAAAGACCAGAAACAGAATGTCTTGGCCAACACACCATATGA